One genomic region from Leptospira montravelensis encodes:
- a CDS encoding ATP-dependent helicase, translating to MKLNAAQMEAVSTIQGPLLVFAGAGSGKTRVITNRIAHMVEGVKIPAGKIVALSFTNKSAKEMAERLRKMVPREKLKGITLSTFHSLGLKILKEHITKLGYNETFLLFNGTDQEAFVSDLLKSKRLDPKKVPPKEILRRISYAKNTQVHPKDNGLTGEFDLVAAEVFSMYEEGLKEKNAIDFDDLILLPKRLLAEFPEIAAYYQRKHEYYLVDEFQDTNQLQYEFLSLFRGKSDNLCVVGDDDQSIYAFRGSNVQLILNFEREFPHAKVVRLLENYRSTSLIIQAANSLIQNNKGRKEKTLYSRIPSAERVEYYETADEREEAIFVAGRIQTLLIKNEFKGKEIAILFRTNFQSRPFEEELRNRSIPYKVVGGYNFFDRKEIRDCISYLRYVANPKDDYSLLRIINYPKRGIGPGTMQKLQEEAFTHKLSLYEIFHKMIESPDYLPEIKAKVRQEIYQFVEMVDAFKKKFAMSPKLAPVLREMITQIGFEREISLEETEEKVIKARIYNLSELVNMLSFFEDEEGREGKATIFDFLQRLVLLMEDEPKEDEEDRRVQLLTMHQSKGLEYDLVFLVGLEEGILPNSRVIEEEGEVVDEERRLLYVGMTRPRRKLYLTSARTRRKFGEQIESAPSRFLNELSQDAVLFFPMETKDRDTETKNFLEELDKLKVG from the coding sequence ATGAAATTAAATGCGGCACAAATGGAAGCAGTTTCTACCATCCAAGGTCCCCTTCTGGTCTTTGCAGGAGCTGGATCTGGAAAAACCAGGGTCATCACCAACCGGATTGCCCATATGGTGGAGGGTGTAAAAATCCCTGCTGGTAAAATTGTGGCCCTTTCTTTTACCAATAAAAGTGCCAAAGAGATGGCAGAACGCCTTAGGAAAATGGTTCCCCGAGAAAAACTCAAAGGAATCACACTTTCCACCTTTCATTCGTTAGGTTTAAAGATTTTAAAAGAACATATTACCAAACTAGGTTATAACGAAACTTTTTTATTATTCAATGGAACAGACCAAGAAGCCTTTGTTTCTGACCTATTGAAGTCCAAACGACTCGATCCAAAAAAAGTGCCACCGAAAGAAATCCTTCGCCGCATTTCTTATGCTAAAAATACCCAAGTGCATCCAAAGGACAATGGGCTTACCGGTGAGTTTGACCTTGTGGCCGCAGAAGTCTTTTCGATGTATGAAGAGGGATTAAAAGAAAAAAACGCCATTGATTTTGATGATTTGATTCTTCTTCCCAAACGCCTGTTAGCCGAATTTCCTGAAATTGCAGCCTATTACCAAAGAAAACACGAATACTATCTTGTGGATGAATTCCAAGATACAAACCAACTCCAATATGAGTTTTTATCTTTATTTCGCGGGAAAAGTGACAACCTTTGTGTGGTAGGAGATGACGACCAAAGTATTTATGCCTTTCGCGGTTCCAATGTCCAACTCATCCTTAATTTTGAAAGGGAATTCCCTCATGCAAAAGTAGTGAGGCTTCTGGAAAATTACAGGTCTACATCACTCATCATCCAAGCCGCAAACTCCCTCATCCAAAACAACAAAGGTCGTAAGGAAAAAACTTTATATAGCCGAATCCCTTCCGCAGAACGCGTGGAATATTATGAAACTGCTGATGAAAGGGAAGAAGCGATTTTTGTAGCAGGGAGGATCCAAACCTTGCTCATCAAAAATGAATTTAAGGGAAAGGAAATTGCCATTCTCTTTCGCACCAACTTCCAATCCCGGCCATTTGAAGAGGAACTTCGAAACCGAAGTATTCCTTACAAAGTTGTGGGCGGTTATAATTTCTTTGATCGGAAAGAAATTAGAGATTGTATATCTTACCTGCGCTATGTCGCCAATCCCAAGGATGATTATTCGCTCCTTCGTATCATCAACTACCCCAAAAGGGGAATTGGTCCTGGTACCATGCAAAAACTCCAAGAGGAAGCGTTTACCCACAAACTTTCTCTTTATGAAATCTTTCATAAAATGATTGAGAGTCCTGACTATTTACCCGAAATAAAAGCTAAGGTCAGACAAGAAATCTACCAATTTGTAGAAATGGTAGATGCTTTTAAAAAGAAGTTTGCGATGTCACCGAAATTGGCCCCGGTGCTTCGGGAAATGATCACCCAAATTGGTTTTGAGAGGGAAATTTCCCTAGAAGAGACGGAGGAGAAGGTGATCAAAGCCCGGATCTACAATTTAAGTGAACTTGTGAACATGTTGTCCTTTTTTGAAGACGAAGAGGGCCGTGAGGGCAAGGCAACGATTTTTGACTTTTTACAAAGGCTTGTTCTCCTCATGGAAGATGAACCTAAAGAAGATGAAGAAGATCGTCGAGTGCAACTTTTGACCATGCACCAGTCCAAAGGGCTGGAATACGATTTAGTTTTTTTAGTGGGCCTAGAAGAGGGAATTTTACCGAACTCACGTGTTATAGAAGAAGAAGGGGAAGTAGTCGATGAAGAAAGACGGCTTCTCTACGTGGGTATGACTCGCCCAAGGCGAAAATTGTACTTGACTTCGGCTCGTACAAGACGCAAATTTGGGGAGCAAATCGAGAGTGCCCCCTCTCGGTTTTTAAATGAGCTGTCTCAGGACGCTGTTCTTTTTTTCCCAATGGAAACAAAGGATAGAGACACAGAAACTAAGAATTTCTTAGAGGAATTAGACAAACTAAAGGTAGGCTAA
- a CDS encoding LIC12587 family lipoprotein: MKSILPLTLILALVVAFGNCASNQGNQKLGVSKVNTGSHMAQIESIDADLKSLSLSDESRDKLIIRKGKLLLDLGKYDETISTLNQVNQAKSNPVQLSEWNLTMGKAYVGKNEYSKAIQFLNQSERLDKNTNLMERKKLVVQSLVAEREYYPALATLTKTYTKGNQKKDEFYFETAAKTYLKMGFEYKNTGFYQKGLQVANLGLEEFPNNETLKSIQKECLEVLQPEGKL; the protein is encoded by the coding sequence ATGAAATCGATTCTCCCACTAACCCTAATTTTGGCGTTGGTAGTGGCATTTGGAAATTGTGCATCAAATCAAGGAAACCAAAAACTAGGAGTTTCCAAAGTAAATACCGGGTCCCATATGGCCCAAATCGAATCTATCGATGCTGATCTCAAATCCCTCTCTCTATCTGACGAATCCCGAGACAAACTAATTATCCGCAAAGGAAAACTTTTGCTCGATTTAGGAAAATATGATGAGACTATTTCTACTCTGAACCAAGTGAACCAGGCCAAGTCCAACCCGGTGCAACTCTCTGAGTGGAATCTCACTATGGGAAAAGCCTATGTCGGAAAAAACGAATATTCTAAAGCCATTCAATTTTTAAACCAATCAGAACGTTTGGACAAAAACACAAACCTGATGGAGCGAAAAAAACTAGTGGTACAATCCCTTGTGGCGGAACGGGAATATTATCCTGCGCTCGCAACCCTTACCAAAACCTATACCAAAGGGAACCAAAAGAAGGACGAATTCTATTTTGAAACAGCTGCGAAAACGTATTTAAAAATGGGTTTTGAGTATAAGAATACAGGATTTTACCAAAAAGGATTGCAAGTTGCCAATTTAGGGTTGGAAGAATTTCCAAACAACGAAACTCTGAAGTCCATTCAGAAAGAATGTTTGGAAGTGTTGCAGCCGGAGGGCAAACTCTAA
- a CDS encoding LIC_12586 family protein, which translates to MERIFSFQRLFVYRQTLINLLNRIRENKRVLFSFLALGFIFFVFLLGYYGLEYYLRNYRIPLVQLRKVVTYTINKELGKAVDIGVLDFSLREGLIIEDLVVSNEEDFSFNDHMLKVKKVTFRLSSYFKKSPTVEQIDFYSPHLVLNENVSLRNQLIEYAQKSKLKDIRFHDARLTVKQNDSTLVDWKEGWDIVLKRKNKKLFLTYNNGWFWIPNTTRIKGEGEFSETSLDDFQFEFKWKNYPSEEAIILTNYLFGSNVHSAVISGEGKIFRDSVSGLTASGDVEFENSFIPIPFFENYILDGFRFREVFLFTPNKEEREFLGTDFRIKTSVKTENAKEPLLERHFEFQIESIENIAERISDLSGNFTLPLSGVLKGNLDLLESGDKNKWFQLRGEILGSEIQWDSKLLQLEKGSLSLKLNQGNEWSFNFDSLLFGKPSHLSGLGLSVWSRSKKADGSFYYPMTSKTKLNFQTPDLTGSEWKPLYEDWKKETLEEIRERQEKLIPEEYFYQKKVYKYFLESMNLDFGIQISNFFPFGGSQSLGESKGNLVVKDGRMNLNWNLGNTGSKVSMISYFASKTPNFGFSLYLNEYPWSEPWMNLCGTELRPTHVGLDYSFNSIGSDYYSLHKDARTSYFLKLYGVQLKEADLVSKLEMNLDPLKKPFQMEFDLSRYSDMDYISNLVISSDSLDLKGYGNNKNGNYAITTYGLVGESRGSFSFTEEENKCVIK; encoded by the coding sequence TTGGAACGTATCTTCTCTTTCCAACGCCTATTTGTTTATAGGCAAACCTTGATAAACCTACTTAATAGAATCCGTGAAAACAAGCGGGTTCTATTTTCATTTTTAGCTCTAGGTTTCATCTTTTTTGTTTTTCTACTTGGTTATTATGGTTTGGAGTATTACCTCCGTAACTATCGCATTCCCCTTGTCCAACTTAGGAAAGTAGTTACTTACACCATCAACAAAGAACTTGGCAAAGCGGTTGATATTGGAGTATTAGATTTTTCTCTCCGCGAAGGGCTTATCATTGAAGATCTCGTGGTTTCCAATGAAGAAGACTTTTCCTTTAACGACCATATGTTGAAGGTAAAAAAAGTTACCTTTCGACTCTCGAGTTATTTTAAGAAATCTCCTACAGTCGAACAAATTGATTTTTATAGTCCACATTTGGTTTTAAATGAGAATGTGAGTTTACGAAACCAACTCATTGAATATGCTCAAAAGAGCAAACTAAAAGACATTCGATTTCATGATGCTAGGCTTACCGTCAAACAAAATGATTCCACATTGGTGGATTGGAAAGAAGGTTGGGATATTGTTTTAAAACGAAAGAATAAAAAACTATTTCTTACCTATAACAATGGTTGGTTTTGGATTCCTAATACAACTCGCATTAAGGGTGAAGGTGAATTTTCAGAAACAAGTTTAGATGATTTCCAATTTGAGTTTAAATGGAAAAACTACCCATCGGAAGAAGCCATCATCCTAACCAATTATTTATTCGGTTCCAATGTACATTCAGCAGTCATTTCTGGCGAAGGCAAGATATTTCGAGATTCCGTTTCTGGGTTAACTGCGAGTGGAGATGTTGAATTCGAAAATTCCTTTATACCCATTCCCTTTTTTGAAAATTACATACTGGATGGATTTAGATTTCGTGAAGTATTTTTATTCACTCCAAACAAAGAAGAAAGGGAATTTTTAGGAACAGACTTCCGAATCAAAACTTCGGTAAAAACTGAAAATGCCAAGGAGCCACTTTTAGAACGTCATTTTGAATTCCAAATTGAATCCATTGAAAATATAGCAGAAAGAATATCCGATTTGTCGGGTAATTTTACTCTTCCTTTGTCTGGAGTTTTAAAAGGAAATTTAGATCTTTTGGAATCTGGAGACAAAAACAAATGGTTCCAACTTCGAGGAGAAATTTTAGGATCAGAAATTCAATGGGATTCGAAACTTTTACAATTAGAGAAAGGATCTCTGTCTTTGAAACTTAACCAGGGAAACGAATGGAGTTTTAATTTTGATTCGTTACTTTTTGGGAAACCTTCACATCTTTCTGGCCTTGGGCTAAGTGTATGGAGTCGTTCGAAAAAAGCCGATGGATCTTTTTATTATCCTATGACTTCCAAAACTAAACTCAATTTTCAAACACCTGACTTAACTGGAAGTGAATGGAAACCTTTATATGAGGATTGGAAAAAGGAGACCTTAGAAGAAATCAGGGAACGCCAAGAGAAGTTGATTCCAGAAGAGTATTTTTATCAAAAAAAGGTTTATAAATACTTTTTGGAATCAATGAACTTAGATTTTGGAATTCAGATTTCCAATTTTTTTCCGTTTGGAGGTTCACAATCTCTTGGCGAATCGAAAGGTAACCTTGTGGTTAAGGATGGTAGGATGAATCTAAATTGGAACCTTGGTAATACTGGTTCGAAGGTTTCAATGATCTCTTATTTTGCTAGTAAAACACCTAACTTTGGTTTTAGTTTGTATTTGAATGAATACCCTTGGTCTGAACCGTGGATGAATTTATGTGGTACCGAACTTAGGCCAACCCATGTTGGTTTAGATTATAGTTTTAATAGCATTGGAAGTGATTATTATAGTTTACATAAGGATGCACGAACATCTTATTTTTTGAAATTATATGGAGTTCAATTAAAAGAGGCGGATTTGGTTTCCAAATTAGAAATGAATTTAGATCCTTTGAAAAAACCATTCCAAATGGAATTTGATTTAAGTCGATATTCGGATATGGATTATATTTCCAATTTAGTTATTTCTAGCGATTCTTTGGATCTGAAAGGATATGGAAATAATAAAAATGGAAACTATGCCATTACAACTTATGGACTTGTCGGGGAGTCTAGAGGAAGTTTTAGTTTTACTGAAGAGGAAAATAAATGCGTTATCAAATAG